The DNA window GTTCCTCTCCGAGGAACTCGACCGGTACCTCGCCGGACGGGCCACTGAGACCAAACGGGAAATGCCCCTGCTGCGAGTCGAGAACCAGCCCTATATCCACTACAACAAGGGCTCCCTCGCGCTCTACGCGCTCCGCGACTACATCGGTGAAGACGCCATGAATCGCGCCCTGAGCCGCTTCCTCGCGGACAAGGCGTTCCAGGCGCCCCCGTTTACGACCAGCCGCGAGTTCATAGGGTACCTCGAGGCGGAAACGCCTGACTCGCTGCAGTACGTACTCGAGGATCTGTTCCGCACCATTACGCTCTGGGACAACAGCGTCGAGTCCGTCCGGGCCACCCCCAGAGAGGACGGCAGGTACGACGTGAGTCTCGCGATTCGTTCGCTCAAGTTCCGGGCGGACAGCGTCGGCAATCAGACCGAGATTCCAGTCAACGATCTGATCGACATCGGTGTTTTCGGAGCTGCCGAACCCGGGAGCAAGCTGGGCCCCGCCCTCTACCGGGCCAAACACTGGATCCGAAGTCGCGATACCACCATCACGGTCATCGTCGAGTCGGCACCGCGACGAGCCGGAATTGATCCCTACAACAAGCTGATCGATCGCGATCCAAGGGACAACGCACGAGACGTTACGACCCAACCGTAAGCAGAAGAGCCCGCCGCGGTCGCGGCGGGCTCTTCGCACCTCGGAAATCACCCTAGCGGATCAGATGGAAGCGGTCCTGGCGCTTGAGTACCCAGCTGGGCCGACCGTCGCGCCCGACAAAGAAGTCCTCCTCCTGCGCAATCCGGACTCGCTGCCCGCCCCACTCGGGCACCGGCGTGGTCACCTGCAATTCGCTCGAATACCACATCCCGGGAATCACCTTGTGGTCGCCCCGGCCAGGGACCCCTTCCTGGCGGTCCCAGAGGCCAATCAGCGGCCCGGCCCCATGACCATGCATCCCGACCGGATGGCTGTACATCGTGCCATCGAGCCCCTCACGATCCATCGTCGCACGAACCGCACGGAGAATCTCGTTGCCGGTTCGCCCCGGCCGGACCTCTTCGAACAGGATATCCTGGGCCCGGTTCGCGCGCGACAAGGCACGCTTCAGTCCCTCGGGAGCATCGGTTTCGCCCTCGCGAAGGACGTACGCATTGTGTTGCGTATCCGTATTGAGCCTGAGCGCCGTCAAGCCGACATCACACCAGATCAGGTCGCCCCGCTCGATTACCGGGTCTGCTCCCAACTGGTCGGCAGTGGCACCCCGCCTCTGCACAGCAACCGACGGCTGAAACCAGGTCCCGATTCCGAGATCGGCAACCCGCTGCCGCCACCACCAGACGAGGTCACTGGTCCGGGTTACGCCCGGCGTGATGGTCCGGGAGGAAAACATCTCCTCGATCATCGACCAGACGAGCGCAGTGAGCTCGCGGAAGAACACTTCCTCCTCGGGCAACCGGGAGGCGATGAAGTCCACCGCCAGACCCTCCGCCGGCCGGAAGCGACTCGTCCATTCCGGGCCCAGCGCCTCCGACATTCCGGCCAGCTCGCCCGATGAGAGGCCATCGGCAAAGGCAAAGGTTCGCGAGGTGTTGATGCCGATGACCTTGGGCTGCCGCGCCTCGATCACATCCTTGAGCACCAGCCACTGCTGGTCGCCCCAGAGTTCGGCCTGTTGCCCTGCAATAGCGCCCTCGACCGCTCGCGTGGAGCGGACCGCCTCGTAGAGCCCACCTTGCGACGACCCGCCGAGCGCAATCCGCTCGACCCCGCGCTCAGGGCCGCGATCGAAGAAGACGTAGATGGTCCGGCGTCGGGCCGCAAAGGTGGTCGGCGAGACCAGGCTCGTAAAGACCGGATCCTCGTTGTACTCCTGGGTCGGGATCACCCACATGTCGACCCCGTAGGCTCGCATCAGCGGTGGCAGGATCGTCTCCAGTCGCTTCGCAAGCCAGGCTTGCTGCCGCTCGGCCTGTTCACGAACGGTTCCGAACGGTCGCTGCTGCGCGGCAAGATCTGCCCGGATCCCCGAGAGAACTGCCAGCAGCAGAACCAGGCCGATGGGTCGCCTCATGCCGCCCGTCCCATCAAGTCGAGATAGGCGCGGTCCCACGCCGCCGGCATGCTCTCGCGCGCTGAGTACGGCCCAGGCTGGTAGCGCCGGGACTTGATGCCCAGCAGGCTTTCCTCGGTAATCTGCCAGTCCTGGCGGTTGGTAACATCCCACATCGCAATGGCATCCTCCGGATGAAAGTCTGGGGCGTCAAATGCCTCGGGGTGAAAGAGCCACTCGCTCTCGACCACGGTCTGCTCGGCCGAGACCGGCCAGACGGTGTAGTAGTTGACGTAGTCGGGGTGAATGCTCAGCATCAGATTGGGCATCACAGTGTAGTAGTAGGCTCGCCGCCTATCGTCCGGCGATAAGTCGGCAATCAGCCTCGCCGCGTAGCGACCCGAGGTCGTCACGCTCTCGGCCCCATCCACGATCTCCATATAGCCGCCCAGGTACGGGCCCTCCACGAGATCGTTGGCACCACTCTGGTACGGCAGGCGACAGGACAGTTCCGGATGAATCATCGGACAATGGAGGCACTCGGAATAGTTCTGATAGATCAGTTTCCAGTTGGATCGGATCTCGTAGCGAACGCGGTGTCCGCTCCGAAGCCGATCGAGGCCGAACCGACTGAGCCGCCCGACCAGCGGCGCGGCCATCACCTCGAATGGTTGCGCCTCCGAGTCGAGGTTGACGAAGAGGAACCCTTCCCACGTGGCCACCCTCGCACTGTGCAACCCATAGTCAGACTTGACGAAGCCTTCGACATCCTGCATGTGCGGCGCACCAAGCAGCCGGCCGTCGACACCGAAGGTCCAGGCGTGGTACGGGCACTGAATCGACCCAGAGAAACGCCCGGCCTCTGCCGAGCAGAGTCGAGTACCGCGATGCCGGCACACATTGAAGTGCGCCCGCACGTCGCCGCTCCGATCGCGAACGATGATCAGAGATTCGCCCGCTATGCTGCAGAGGTAGTAGTCTCCCGGCTCGGCAACCCGGTCCGCCCGACCGACGCAGTGCCATTGTGTCAGGCCGATCCGCTCGGACTCCTCGGCAAAGATCTCGGGCGACAGGTAATACGCCGCCGGCATGGTGAACGACCCCTGCCGGAACGTGGTCGTGGTTCGGTGAAACTGGTTCATCTCTGTCGTCATCGAGCATCGAGCTCCCTGCCCTGATGTGCTAGCTTCGCCCACCCAGCACCGCCTGTGCGGCAAGCCAGGCAGAAGCCCCGACGATACCTCCCCCCGGATGGGTACCGGATCCGGCGAGATAGAGTCCGGTCACGGGCGTGGCATGCTGCGACCATCCTGGAATCGGGCGCATGAACAGAATCTGGTCGAGCATCATCTCACCCTGACTCAAGGCGCCCTCCCGCAGTCCGAAATCTCGCTCGATGTCGAGCGGCGTGAGCACAGCACGATCCCGAACCAGCGCTGCAAAGCCGGGAATCCGGTCGCCGGCGACGCGGAGGGCCAGATCACCGACTGTATCGCGCAGCGCGTCCCAGTTGCCTTCTCGAAGCTGATACGGCGTGAACTGGACGTGCAGCACCGCTACATGCTTCCCCGCAGGAGCAAAATCAGGATGGGCTATGGTGGGGAATCGGACCTCCACATAGGGCGCGTCCGACATCCGCCCGTACTTGACCGCGTCATACGCGCGCTCGAGATACGGAACCGACGGAGCCAACGCAATCCGTCCGTCGAACCCGGGCGGCAGCGGCGGCAGACCGTCGAGGGCGACCATCACCTTGGACACCGCGCCCCGGTACCGGATGTTCCGTACCGCCTGAATCACCTCCGGGTCGAGCCAGACCGGATCCACGACCTCGAGGAGCGTGCGGTAGGGGTCCAGCGTGGAAACGACTTCCTCGCAGGCAAGCTCCTCACCGGAGGACAGCACCACGCCGCGGACCCGATAGTCGTCGATCCTGAGGTGAGCAACCCGCGCATCCGCCCTCAGATCGACACCAACCCGCCGGGCCTGGGCGACCAGCGCGGTGATCAGCGCCGACGGGTCGGTGCCCCCACGGATCCGATAGCCACCTGGCTCGCTGCCCACCTGGCGGTGAAGCAGCGCAAACGTTGTCCCGCCCGAGCATGGCCCCTGGCACAAGTCGGTGACGGCGTCCGCCGCGACGATGCCCTTGAGGGGATCGAACTGAAATTGCTCGTCCAGCAACTCGGCAACAGCCATCGGCACGACCCGCAGCACTTCGACCATCTCCGCACGACCGAGACTGCGCAGCTTACGCCCAAGCTTGAGCAAGCCGACCATCTCGCCCACACTGTCCGCATCGACCCGCGGCGCAGCCGAGACATACAAAGTCCGGAGCAATCCGGCCAACCGGTGCAGCCGCCCCGCGAAGGCCGGCCAGGCTGCCGCATCATCCGGAGCGTAGCGGCGCAGACTCGCCGCTGTCTCCCCTGGGTCAGCATGGACTTCGAGCCATTCCTTGCCGTCGACGGGGGCGGCAATCCGCGCGACCGGGTCCTGAGCCGCCGGAAAGCCGAGCCCGATCCCGCGGGCCACCTCGGGCGGAAACCACCCCGGATCACCCGCCATGGGGAGCGCACGATAGCCAGGCACAAACTCGATCGGGCGGAGTACCCCGCCGAAGTCCGACCCCGCCTCGAGCAGCATGACCTTGGTACCCGCCCGGGCCAGCCCGATGGCGGCAACGAGCCCGCTCGAACCGCCGCCGATCACGACCGTCGGAACGCTCATTGGTCCGCCAGAATCCTGAGCGCAGCAAGCCGACCGGAGGCGCCCATGATGCCGCCTCCCGGGTGGGTGCCCGCGCCGCACTGGTAGTAGCCACGGATGGGAGTTCGGTACCGGGACCACGCCGCCGCCGGCCTGAGGAAGAAGAGCTGCTGCAACGCCAGCTCGCCCGCAAAGATGTTGCCCTCCGACAGCCCGGTGATCCGCTCGATGTCGACCGGCGTCAGGACCTGTCGATGGAGGATCGCACTCTT is part of the Gemmatimonadales bacterium genome and encodes:
- a CDS encoding aminopeptidase P family protein — protein: MRRPIGLVLLLAVLSGIRADLAAQQRPFGTVREQAERQQAWLAKRLETILPPLMRAYGVDMWVIPTQEYNEDPVFTSLVSPTTFAARRRTIYVFFDRGPERGVERIALGGSSQGGLYEAVRSTRAVEGAIAGQQAELWGDQQWLVLKDVIEARQPKVIGINTSRTFAFADGLSSGELAGMSEALGPEWTSRFRPAEGLAVDFIASRLPEEEVFFRELTALVWSMIEEMFSSRTITPGVTRTSDLVWWWRQRVADLGIGTWFQPSVAVQRRGATADQLGADPVIERGDLIWCDVGLTALRLNTDTQHNAYVLREGETDAPEGLKRALSRANRAQDILFEEVRPGRTGNEILRAVRATMDREGLDGTMYSHPVGMHGHGAGPLIGLWDRQEGVPGRGDHKVIPGMWYSSELQVTTPVPEWGGQRVRIAQEEDFFVGRDGRPSWVLKRQDRFHLIR
- a CDS encoding aromatic ring-hydroxylating dioxygenase subunit alpha; amino-acid sequence: MTTEMNQFHRTTTTFRQGSFTMPAAYYLSPEIFAEESERIGLTQWHCVGRADRVAEPGDYYLCSIAGESLIIVRDRSGDVRAHFNVCRHRGTRLCSAEAGRFSGSIQCPYHAWTFGVDGRLLGAPHMQDVEGFVKSDYGLHSARVATWEGFLFVNLDSEAQPFEVMAAPLVGRLSRFGLDRLRSGHRVRYEIRSNWKLIYQNYSECLHCPMIHPELSCRLPYQSGANDLVEGPYLGGYMEIVDGAESVTTSGRYAARLIADLSPDDRRRAYYYTVMPNLMLSIHPDYVNYYTVWPVSAEQTVVESEWLFHPEAFDAPDFHPEDAIAMWDVTNRQDWQITEESLLGIKSRRYQPGPYSARESMPAAWDRAYLDLMGRAA
- a CDS encoding NAD(P)/FAD-dependent oxidoreductase, which gives rise to MSVPTVVIGGGSSGLVAAIGLARAGTKVMLLEAGSDFGGVLRPIEFVPGYRALPMAGDPGWFPPEVARGIGLGFPAAQDPVARIAAPVDGKEWLEVHADPGETAASLRRYAPDDAAAWPAFAGRLHRLAGLLRTLYVSAAPRVDADSVGEMVGLLKLGRKLRSLGRAEMVEVLRVVPMAVAELLDEQFQFDPLKGIVAADAVTDLCQGPCSGGTTFALLHRQVGSEPGGYRIRGGTDPSALITALVAQARRVGVDLRADARVAHLRIDDYRVRGVVLSSGEELACEEVVSTLDPYRTLLEVVDPVWLDPEVIQAVRNIRYRGAVSKVMVALDGLPPLPPGFDGRIALAPSVPYLERAYDAVKYGRMSDAPYVEVRFPTIAHPDFAPAGKHVAVLHVQFTPYQLREGNWDALRDTVGDLALRVAGDRIPGFAALVRDRAVLTPLDIERDFGLREGALSQGEMMLDQILFMRPIPGWSQHATPVTGLYLAGSGTHPGGGIVGASAWLAAQAVLGGRS